In Citrus sinensis cultivar Valencia sweet orange chromosome 4, DVS_A1.0, whole genome shotgun sequence, one DNA window encodes the following:
- the LOC102629774 gene encoding polygalacturonase At1g48100 gives MRRNDKSSLLFVLIFLLIVSVTFSIMSVEARKHHTKKSKPRPHKHQKDKHGPEPDSRFPLPAPAPLPHYGSYNRTKSSIFDVLSFGAKGDGVSDDTKALIAAWKAACRVAGATVEIPSEFKFLIKPITLQGPCMPNLVLQIDGTLLAPPKVGSWPKSSLFQWINFKWLHNFTIQGNGIVDGQGFEWWGGSQSNSIQKKSKHIPEMKPTALRFYASYNVTVRDIKINNSPLCHLKFDSSGGIKVKNIHISSPENSPNTDGIHLQNTKDVEIQHSDIACGDDCVSIQTGCSNVHIHHINCGPGHGISLGGLGKDKSVACVSDIVVEKISLQNTLAGVRIKTWQGGIGSVKNVSFSSIQVSDVKVPIIIDQYYCDKHLCNNQTGAVAISGVEFNQIIGTYSVQPIHLACSNSVPCSDVDLIDIQLKPSSKYQSFQQALCWNSYGKSQAPLVPSSIDYCLRRDSGSVKRIARSREHMC, from the exons ATGAGGAGAAACGATAAATCATCTCTTCTATTTGTTCTGATTTTTCTGCTGATTGTGTCGGTCACATTTTCCATAATGTCAGTCGAGGCAAGAAAGCATCACACCAAGAAAAGCAAGCCCCGCCCTCACAAGCATCAGAAAGATAAGCATGGCCCTGAGCCTGATTCAAGATTTCCATTACCCGCACCAGCACCTCTTCCTCATTATGGTTCTTATAACCGGACGAAGTCCAGTATTTTCGATGTTTTGTCATTTGGAGCTAAGGGAGATGGAGTTTCTGATGATACAAAG GCACTAATAGCAGCATGGAAAGCTGCATGCAGGGTGGCTGGGGCTACAGTGGAAATTCCGTCAGAGTTCAAGTTCCTTATCAAGCCCATAACTCTTCAAGGTCCATGCATGCCTAACCTTGTTCTTCag ATTGATGGCACCCTTTTGGCACCTCCAAAAGTAGGTTCATGGCCAAAATCTAGTTTGTTTCAGTGGATAAATTTCAAATGGCTCCATAACTTCACCATTCAAGGtaatggaattgttgatggtCAAGGCTTTGAATGGTGGGGCGGCTCTCAAAGTAACTCTATTCAG AAGAAATCCAAACACATTCCAGAAATGAAACCAACG GCATTAAGATTCTATGCAAGCTATAATGTCACAGTTCGAgatatcaaaatcaacaacaGTCCTCTGTGCCATCTAAAATTTGACAGCTCCGGTGGGATCAaggttaaaaatattcatatttctTCTCCAGAAAATAGCCCAAATACCGACGGCATTCATCTTCAAAACACAAAAGACGTAGAAATTCAGCATTCTGATATTGCATGCG GAGATGACTGTGTATCAATACAAACTGGATGCTCAAACGTTCACATCCATCACATTAATTGCGGCCCCGGTCATGGTATAAG TTTAGGAGGACTAGGGAAAGACAAGAGCGTTGCCTGTGTCTCCGATATTGTTGTGGAGAAAATTTCATTGCAAAATACTCTAGCTGGGGTTAGGATAAAGACGTGGCAG GGTGGCATTGGATCCGTCAAGAACGTTTCATTTTCCAGCATTCAAGTGTCGGATGTTAAGGTTCCTATAATAATTGACCAATACTATTGTGACAAGCATTTATGCAACAACCAAACAGGAGCCGTGGCAATATCCGGTGTTGAATTCAATCAGATAATTGGAACATATTCAGTGCAGCCAATTCATCTAGCATGTAGTAACAGCGTCCCGTGCTCTGACGTTGATCTAATCGACATTCAATTGAAACCCTCGTCAAAGTATCAAAGTTTTCAACAGGCCTTGTGTTGGAACTCCTACGGAAAATCACAGGCTCCTCTGGTTCCTTCAAGCATAGACTATTGCTTGAGAAGGGATAGTGGTTCGGTCAAACGAATTGCAAGATCTCGTGAGCACATGTGTTAG